From one Lolium rigidum isolate FL_2022 chromosome 4, APGP_CSIRO_Lrig_0.1, whole genome shotgun sequence genomic stretch:
- the LOC124708120 gene encoding boron transporter 4-like: MEPKKTLFKGVSEDFRGRAACYKQDWQNGFSSGLRILAPTLYIFFASALPVIAFGEQLSKDTDGTLTTVEALASTAICGIIHSVIGGQPLLIVGVAEPTIIMYTYLYNFAKNEPNLGPRLFLAWAGWVCIWTAVMLFLMAMYNAAAALNRFTRFAGELFGMLITILFMQEAIKGMFSEFSVPEGNDESLPIYQFQWVYINGLLGLVFSMGLLYTALSSRGARSSLYGTGWQRSLIADYGVPLLVILWTALSYSLPSKIPSGVPRRLFTPLPWEPKSLQHWTVAKDLFSVPPAYIFLAIVPAAMVAGLYFFDHSVASQMAQQKEFNLKNPSAYHYDILILSFSVLICGLLGIPPSNGVLPQAPMHTRSLAVLRRQALRKKMVQTAKEGMMNNASSSEVYGKMQEAFIKMDDKMNEDSVHEELKDLKDAVIPEGDGSGSVPEVFDPEKHLEGYLPVRVNEQRVSNLLQSLLVAGCVGIVPVIQKIPTSVLWGYFAYMSIDSLPGNQFWERIQLLFVAPQRRYKVLEGAHASFLESVPFNKISAFTLFQLVYLLMVWGVTWIPVVGILFPLLFFFLVIIRQHLLPKFFDTRHLWELDASEYEECEGVRRDPSISEAEDESIARGIEAPPDYASEILEEFTTHRGELKHRAPSFRDERLIRLNSVQMTRQFSRISSFAPPRP; the protein is encoded by the exons ATGGAACCTAAGAAAACCCTATTTAAGGGAGTGTCTGAGGATTTCAGGGGAAGGGCAGCTTGCTACAAACAAGATTGGCAGAATGGCTTCAGTTCTGGTCTCAG GATATTGGCACCTACGTTGTACATCTTCTTTGCATCTGCACTACCCGTTATCGCCTTTGGGGAGCAACTGAGTAAAGATACAG aTGGTACACTCACGACAGTTGAGGCATTAGCATCAACTGCTATATGTGGCATCATACATTCTGTAATAGGCGGACAGCCACTGCTGATTGTTGGAGTTGCAGAACCAACTATTATCATGTACACGTATCTctacaattttgcaaaaaatgaGCCAAACCTTGGACCGAGGTTATTCCTAGCATGGGCTGGATG GGTTTGCATCTGGACTGCAGTCATGTTGTTCCTCATGGCAATGTATAATGCTGCAGCTGCTTTAAACAGATTTACAAGGTTTGCAGGAGAACTGTTCGGAATGTTAATTACAATTCTGTTCATGCAAGAAGCTATCAAG GGAATGTTTAGTGAATTCAGTGTACCTGAGGGTAACGACGAGAGCCTACCGATATACCAGTTCCAATGGGTATATATTAATGGTCTGCTTGGGCTTGTGTTTTCAATGGGACTGCTCTATACAGCATTAAGTAGCAGGGGTGCAAGGTCATCGCTCTACGGCACTG GGTGGCAAAGGAGCTTAATTGCTGACTATGGTGTTCCGCTTTTGGTCATACTGTGGACCGCATTGTCATATTCGTTACCCAGCAAGATCCCTTCGGGTGTTCCCAGGAGGCTCTTTACCCCGCTCCCTTGGGAACCCAAATCACTACAGCATTGGACAGTAGCTAAG GATTTGTTTTCTGTCCCTCCAGCCTACATTTTTTTGGCTATTGTGCCTGCTGCGATGGTTGCAGGACTCTATTTCTTTGATCATAGTGTAGCTTCACAGATGGCTCAGCAGAAGGAATTTAATTTAAAGAATCCATCAGCATACCATTACGACATTTTGATCTTGAGCTTTTCG GTCTTGATCTGTGGTCTTCTTGGCATTCCTCCATCTAATGGAGTACTTCCCCAGGCCCCCATGCACACGAGAAGTCTTGCTGTCCTGAGGAGGCAG GCCTTACGGAAAAAGATGGTCCAAACCGCCAAGGAAggcatgatgaacaatgctagcaGTTCAGAAGTTTATGGAAAGATGCAAGAAGCTTTCATTAAAATGGATGATAAAATGAAT GAGGATTCTGTTCACGAAGAGCTCAAGGACTTGAAAGATGCGGTTATCCCAGAGGGGGATGGATCAGGGAGTGTGCCTGAAGTATTTGATCCAGAAAAACATCTGGAAGGTTACTTGCCTGTCCGGGTGAATGAGCAGAGAGTAAGCAACCTGCTTCAGTCTCTGCTGGTTGCCGGTTGTGTTGGAATTGTGCCGGTCATTCAGAAGATACCCACATCAGTCCTTTGGGGTTACTTTGCTTATATGTCCATAGACAGTCTGCCTGGGAACCAGTTCTGGGAGCGGATACAACTTCTGTTTGTCGCACCTCAGCGGCGCTACAA GGTTCTTGAAGGTGCCCATGCGTCCTTCTTGGAGTCGGTGCCTTTCAACAAGATATCTGCCTTCACCCTTTTCCAGCTGGTTTATCTCTTGATGGTCTGGGGGGTGACATGGATACCAGTAGTAGGAATCCTCTTCCCGCTCTTGTTCTTCTTTCTCGTTATCATTAGGCAGCATTTGCTCCCAAAATTCTTTGATACACGCCACCTGTGGGAATTGGATGCATCAGAGTACGAAGAATGTGAGGGGGTTCGCCGTGATCCATCGATATCAGAG gctgaagatgaatccattgcccGCGGCATTGAAGCTCCCCCTGATTATGCTTCTGAGATATTGGAAGAGTTCACGACTCACCGTGGAGAACTGAAGCACAGGGCCCCGAGCTTCCGCGACGAGCGGCTGATACGG CTGAACTCGGTCCAGATGACGAGACAGTTCTCCCGGATCTCTTCTTTTGCTCCTCCACGGCCCTAA
- the LOC124647274 gene encoding pentatricopeptide repeat-containing protein At5g16640, mitochondrial-like: MPKRLPRRRSSSPSASQISLPTARRHLHRHGDRRCTPPLATIARATALPAARLLLRGRTASSASAAALAVLPFPTSSSSDDSDEAKPLLPPPALDGSSPSPPQHQTQPWWQRERDCNVAMKALARAGDVDQVVALFADLRTSGAGAGAGKGDASPPNVLCYNTLVNALAEAGRLEEARVAFDEMLAAGVAPNASSLNILVKLHSWRSARFDLAYRDILRMRDLGVEADVGTYSTLVTGLCRAGRVGEAWGVLDWMLEEGCRPMVQTYTPIVQGYCRDGRVEEAKELMATMERAGCPPNVVTYNVLIRALCDAARFDEVSQVLTESTSKDWTPSAVTYNTFMNGLCKKGMAKEALDLLDVMLGEGLDPTDFTLSILLNCLCHDSRISEALYLLERSTSLRWYAGVVAYNTVMSRLCGLGHWMVALKLLTDMIKKGIVPNTRSFNIFIRSLFFGRQFRLVKSLIRNQGFAATANVVTYNTLIYAMPSEVNNLMQRMNDQNIAADEVTYTIMVDRLCRAGQFVAATNLFLKSLEIGLSRDLFAVLTNKLAHNDKIWEMTRIFQGMEKEGFIPDSSIFDITIRSFCRTGHCHDRNFFKLNFILDTMLVPSFMH; the protein is encoded by the coding sequence ATGCCCAAAAGGCTTCCCCGCCGCCGTTCCAGCTCACCCTCCGCATCCCAAATCAGTCTCCCCACCgcgcgccgccacctccaccgccacggcGACCGCCGGTGCACCCCTCCATTGGCGACCATCGCGCGCGCCACCGCCCTCCCCGCCGCTCGGCTCCTGCTGCGCGGGCGCAcggcctcctctgcctccgccgcgGCCCTCGCTGTCCTCCCCTTTCCCACcagctcctcctccgacgactccGACGAGGCCAAGCCCCTCCTGCCTCCGCCCGCACTGGATGGATCCTCCCCCTCTCCTCCGCAGCATCAGACGCAGCCGTGGTGGCAGCGCGAGCGCGACTGCAACGTGGCCATGAAGGCCCTGGCGCGCGCGGGCGACGTGGACCAGGTGGTCGCCCTCTTCGCCGACCTCAGGacctccggcgccggcgccggcgccggcaagGGCGATGCCTCGCCGCCCAACGTGCTCTGCTACAACACGCTCGTCAACGCGCTCGCGGAAGCCGGCCGCCTGGAGGAGGCCCGCGTCGcgttcgacgaaatgctcgcgGCGGGGGTGGCGCCCAACGCGTCCTCCCTCAACATCCTCGTCAAGCTGCACTCCTGGCGGTCCGCGCGGTTCGACCTCGCGTACAGGGACATCCTCCGGATGCGCGACCTCGGGGTGGAAGCTGACGTCGGCACCTACTCCACGCTCGTCACGGGGCTGTGCCGGGCAGGGAGGGTCGGCGAGGCCTGGGGCGTGCTCGACTGGATGCTGGAAGAGGGCTGCCGTCCCATGGTGCAAACCTACACGCCCATCGTGCAGGGGTATTGCCGCGACGGCCGcgtcgaggaggccaaggagctcATGGCCACGATGGAGCGCGCTGGCTGTCCTCCCAATGTAGTCACCTACAATGTTCTCATCAGGGCTCTGTGTGATGCCGCCAGATTTGATGAAGTCAGCCAGGTTTTGACCGAGAGTACATCTAAAGATTGGACGCCCAGTGCTGTCACCTACAATACGTTTATGAATGGTCTCTGCAAGAAAGGTATGGCTAAGGAAGCACTTGACCTGTTGGATGTTATGCTAGGCGAAGGGCTGGATCCCACTGATTTTACTTTGAGTATTCTTCTGAATTGCCTTTGCCATGACTCGAGGATTTCAGAGGCCTTATACCTGTTAGAGAGGAGTACATCATTGAGGTGGTATGCTGGTGTTGTTGCGTACAACACTGTGATGAGCAGGTTATGTGGGTTGGGACATTGGATGGTTGCTCTGAAGCTCTTGACAGACATGATCAAGAAAGGTATCGTGCCAAACACGAGGTCCTTCAACATTTTTATTCGCAGTCTTTTCTTCGGTCGACAGTTCCGCTTAGTCAAGAGCTTGATCCGTAACCAAGGGTTTGCTGCAACTGCAAATGTTGTCACGTACAATACACTCATTTATGCGATGCCTAGTGAGGTCAATAACCTAATGCAGAGAATGAACGACCAGAATATTGCTGCAGATGAAGTCACCTACACTATAATGGTTGATAGGTTGTGCAGAGCTGGACAATTTGTTGCAGCCACTAACCTTTTTCTAAAATCGCTTGAGATTGGACTGTCGAGGGATCTTTTTGCCGTCCTTACAAACAAGCTTGCGCACAATGACAAGATCTGGGAGATGACTCGCATATTCCAGGGAATGGAAAAAGAAGGTTTTATCCCTGATAGTTCTATATTTGATATCACAATCAGATCATTCTGTAGGACTGGTCATTGTCACGACAGAAATTTTTTTAAGCTTAACTTTATTCTGGATACAATGTTGGTGCCaagtttcatgcactag
- the LOC124647272 gene encoding disease resistance protein RGA5-like, translating to MEGALVSAATGALKPVVEKLFALLGHEYKQFKEVHDQIRFLTNELTTMHAFVLKMSEEEEGGHDVLDKAWMKEARELSYDMEESIDEFMLRVDEKNARPDGFINKIKHSLAKLGKMKTRRRIGKEIEDQKKQIIQVGDRNSRYRTGGVISKMNNLTIDPRALAIFEHASKLVGIAEPKADIIKMLTQDETCGSTPQHLKVVSIVGFGGIGKTTLANQVYQELKAQFQCGAFISVSRTPDMMSILRTILSDVSNQKYVDTEAGSIQHLISKVHDFLTDKRYFIVVDDIWSVAAWEIIKYAFPMMSGGSRIITTSRVKDVAHSCCSSFSGCVYNIRPLDMVHSRQLFHRRLFKSEEDFPSHLKDVSDEILKKCDGLPLAIIAISGLLANRENTKDEWDQVKVSIGCALERNPSVEGMMKIISLSYFDLPAHLKTCLLYLSIFPEDAIIQKRSLIWSWIAEGFIYNEGRYTLYELGEKCFNELVNRSLIQPEKTDFDVVKSCRVHDTILDFIISKSIEENFVTLVSIPDTTIGTQSKVRRLSMQVDNHENSFVPEKLVLYHVRSFYVFRHLGEIPSLDRFRHLRVLNFEYCHGIENRHIEDIERLLQLRYLNLRGTRVSELPQRIGDLWCLEMLDLRGTSVRELPASVVNLKKLVHLLVNFTVKFPDGIAKMQALESYMNVKVPRYPINFLQKLDQLKNLKKLRLDFEDVSNTRDENGVTEEYVKANVSPLQNLDGLHIWKNIKTLHVMGSTITRIPNSVGSLLNLRSVFLRMDLVGKKDLCILGGLPLLLKLGLSIGKCEGSHNIRVIVSGAQGFSCLRSFCYDISGAEMDFMFTAGSMPKLEVLITYFDIVKIEAFTPGDFDFGIENLTCLTTIKCGVFARKSETDDTTKAAMERNVRAHPNQPSQSFDYS from the exons ATGGAGGGTGCTCTCGTGAGTGCGGCAACGGGGGCTTTGAAACCGGTTGTGGAGAAGCTGTTCGCTCTGCTTGGTCATGAGTACAAGCAGTTCAAGGAGGTGCATGACCAGATCAGGTTCCTCACCAACGAGCTCACCACCATGCACGCCTTCGTCCTGAAgatgtcggaggaggaggaggggggtcatgatgtgcttgacaAGGCGTGGATGAAGGAGGCTCGGGAGCTATCATACGACATGGAGGAGTCCATCGATGAGTTCATGCTGCGTGTCGATGAAAAAAATGCTAGGCCAGATGGGTTCATCAACAAAATCAAGCACTCATTGGCGAAGTTGGGGAAGATGAAGACTCGCCGCCGGATCGGAAAAGAGATCGAAGATCAGAAGAAGCAAATCATTCAGGTGGGCGATAGGAATTCAAGGTACAGGACAGGAGGTGTCATCTCCAAGATGAACAATCTGACTATCGACCCTAGAGCACTTGCTATCTTTGAGCATGCCTCCAAACTGGTTGGAATTGCAGAACCCAAGGCTGATATAATTAAAATGTTGACCCAAGATGAAACATGTGGATCAACGCCACAACATCTGAAGGTGGTCTCCATCGTTGGATTTGGAGGAATAGGCAAAACAACCCTCGCCAATCAAGTATATCAAGAGCTCAAGGCGCAATTCCAGTGCGGCGCTTTCATATCCGTGTCTCGGACTCCAGACATGATGAGTATTCTGAGAACTATTCTTAGTGATGTCAGCAATCAAAAGTATGTAGACACTGAAGCAGGGAGCATCCAACATTTGATTAGCAAGGTTCATGATTTCCTAACAGACAAAAG GTATTTTATCGTAGTTGATGATATATGGAGCGTGGCAGCATGGGAAATCATTAAGTATGCATTCCCCATGATGAGTGGAGGCAGCAGAATAATCACCACTTCCCGTGTTAAAGATGTTGCTCATTCATGTTGCTCATCATTCAGTGGTTGTGTCTATAATATAAGACCTCTTGATATGGTGCACTCAAGACAATTGTTCCATAGAAGACTATTCAAATCCGAAGAAGATTTCCCTTCACACCTCAAAGATGTTTCAGATGAAATATTGAAAAAGTGTGATGGATTACCTTTGGCAATCATTGCAATATCTGGTTTACTGGCTAACAGAGAAAATACAAAAGATGAATGGGATCAAGTGAAAGTTTCAATAGGTTGTGCACTTGAAAGAAATCCTAGTGTTGAAGGCATGATGAAGATAATATCACTTAGTTACTTTGATCTTCCTGCTCATCTCAAAACTTGTTTACTGTATTTGAGTATATTTCCTGAAGATGCTATTATTCAGAAGAGGAGCCTGATATGGAGCTGGATTGCCGAAGGATTCATTTATAATGAGGGCAGATATACATTGTACGAGTTGGGAGAGAAGTGTTTCAATGAGCTTGTCAACCGAAGCCTAATTCAACCTGAGAAGACAGACTTTGATGTGGTCAAGAGTTGTCGAGTTCACGACACCATCCTTGATTTCATTATATCAAAGTCAATTGAAGAGAACTTTGTTACTTTAGTTAGTATTCCCGATACAACTATTGGGACACAAAGCAAAGTTCGTCGGCTTTCTATGCAAGTCGACAATCATGAGAATTCATTTGTGCCAGAGAAGCTAGTCTTGTATCATGTCCGGTCATTTTATGTGTTCAGGCATTTAGGGGAAATCCCTTCTCTGGATCGATTCAGGCATTTGCGTGTTCTGAACTTTGAATATTGTCACGGCATAGAGAATCGCCATATTGAAGATATAGAGAGGCTATTACAATTGAGAtacctaaacctaagagggacaaGAGTTAGTGAGCTCCCACAACGAATTGGAGATTTGTGGTGCTTAGAGATGCTGGACCTAAGAGGCACCAGTGTACGTGAATTACCAGCCTCCGTTGTCAATCTCAAAAAATTGGTGCATCTACTTGTTAATTTTACTGTTAAATTTCCTGATGGAATTGCAAAGATGCAAGCCCTGGAGAGTTATATGAATGTCAAGGTCCCCCGGTATCCAATTAATTTCCTGCAAAAACTTGACCAGCTAAAGAATTTGAAGAAATTGCGCCTTGATTTCGAAGATGTTTCCAACACGAGagatgaaaatggagttacagagGAGTACGTGAAAGCAAATGTATCTCCTCTACAGAACCTTGATGGTCTTCACATTTGGAAGAATATCAAAACACTCCATGTTATGGGTTCAACCATCACAAGGATTCCGAACTCAGTGGGCTCCCTACTCAACCTCCGGTCAGTATTTCTTCGGATGGATCTAGTCGGGAAGAAAGACCTCTGCATTCTTGGTGGATTACCTTTGCTGCTCAAGCTAGGTCTATCAATTGGAAAGTGTGAAGGTAGCCATAATATCAGAGTCATAGTCAGTGGTGCACAAGGGTTTTCATGCTTAAGGAGTTTTTGTTATGACATATCGGGTGCCGAGATGGATTTTATGTTTACAGCAGGATCCATGCCGAAGCTAGAAGTATTAATAACTTATTTCGATATAGTTAAAATAGAGGCTTTCACTCCTGGCGATTTTGATTTCGGAATTGAAAACCTCACCTGCCTCACTACAATCAAATGTGGAGTATTTGCCCGTAAGAGTGAGACTGATGACACGACAAAGGCTGCTATGGAGAGAAATGTGAGAGCACACCCTAACCAGCCTAGCCAGTCATTTGATTATTCTTAA
- the LOC124647273 gene encoding disease resistance protein RGA5-like: protein MEGALVSVATGALKPVVGKLFALLGDEYKRFKGVRDQIRFLTSELATMHAFLLKMSEEEEGGHDPLDQAWMKEVRELSYDMEESIDDFMLHVGDKDAKPDGFIDKIKHSLGKLGKMKTHRRIGKEIEDLKKQIIEVGERNARYRTGGVISKMSNLTIDPRALAIFEHASKLVGIEEPKAEIIKLLTEEQGCGLTPQNLKVVAIVGFGGIGKTTLANQVYQELKVQFQCSAFISVSRTPDMMSILRTILSEVSKQRYVDTEAGSIQHLISKVHDFLIGKRYFIVVDDIWSVGAWEIIQYAFPMMSGGSRIITTSRVKDVAQYCSASFTGCVYNIRPLDMVHSRQLFHRRLFKYEEDFPSHLKDVSDEILRKGNTKYEWEQVKVSIGCALERNPTVEGMMKIISLSYFDLPAHLKTCLLYLSIFPEDAIIQKKGLIWRWIAERFIYNEGRYTLYELGEKCFNELVNRSLIQLVETNYGVVKSCRVHDTILDFIISKSIEENFVTLVSDSNITETQSKVRRLSLQGHKEKNLCEPENLVLCHIRSLHVFGHLGEFPSLDRFMHLRVLDFESGYMLENNHLEGIGRLLQLRYLNLKGTEVSELPQQIGNLLCLEMLDLRGTSVHELPASIVNLKKMVNLLVNNYVKFPDGIAKMQALESHINVHVSRQSINFLQELGQLKNLKTLLLDFEGVSATGHENGATVDMKAIVSSLQNLGTLSIGKNSNFLTEAYLLPPALKKLVVWGSTVTRVPNSVGSLVNLRSLLLWMDHVGEEDFCILGGLPSLLKLNLVIGNCEDSRKIRLIVRGAHGFSCLRIFWYSIWDDEMNLMFTAGSMPKLEEFQTRFDAVKTESFIGGDLDFGVENLTSLTSIRWIASGHGDAVNAARAAMERKLGALRTTRGVNVTGMPYGCAEPQKVCRR, encoded by the exons ATGGAGGGTGCTCTTGTGAGTGTGGCGACGGGAGCTTTGAAGCCGGTGGTGGGGAAGCTGTTCGCTCTACTTGGTGATGAGTACAAGCGGTTCAAGGGGGTGCGGGACCAGATCAGGTTCCTCACCAGCGAGCTCGCCACCATGCACGCATTCCTTCTGAAGatgtcagaggaggaggaggggggtcaTGATCCGCTCGACCAGGCGTGGATGAAGGAGGTTCGGGAGCTGTCATACGACATGGAGGAGTCCATCGATGACTTCATGTTGCATGTCGGTGACAAAGATGCTAAGCCAGATGGCTTCATCGACAAGATCAAGCACTCGTTGGGGAAGTTGGGGAAAATGAAGACTCACCGCCGGATCGGAAAAGAGATCGAAGATCTGAAGAAGCAAATCATTGAGGTGGGCGAGAGGAATGCAAGGTACAGGACAGGAGGTGTCATCTCCAAGATGAGCAATTTGACTATTGACCCTAGAGCACTTGCTATCTTTGAGCATGCCTCCAAACTGGTTGGAATTGAAGAACCCAAGGCTGAGATAATAAAATTGTTGACCGAAGAGCAGGGATGTGGGTTAACGCCACAAAATCTGAAGGTGGTTGCCatcgttggatttggagggatagGAAAAACAACCCTCGCGAATCAAGTGTATCAAGAGCTCAAGGTGCAATTCCAGTGCAGTGCTTTCATATCCGTGTCTCGAACTCCAGATATGATGAGTATTCTGAGAACTATTCTTAGTGAAGTCAGCAAGCAACGCTATGTTGATACTGAAGCAGGGAGCATCCAACATCTGATCAGCAAGGTCCATGATTTCCTAATAGGCAAAAG ATACTTTATTGTAGTTGATGATATATGGAGCGTGGGAGCATGGGAAATCATTCAGTATGCATTCCCTATGATGAGTGGAGGCAGCAGAATAATCACCACATCACGTGTTAAAGACGTTGCTCAGTATTGTAGCGCATCATTCACTGGATGTGTATATAATATAAGACCTCTTGACATGGTGCACTCAAGACAATTGTTCCATAGAAGACTATTCAAATATGAAGAAGATTTCCCTTCACACCTCAAAGATGTTTCAGATGAAATATTGAGAAA AGGAAATACAAAATATGAATGGGAGCAAGTGAAAGTTTCAATAGGTTGTGCACTTGAAAGAAATCCTACTGTTGAAGGAATGATGAAGATAATATCCCTTAGTTACTTTGATCTTCCTGCTCACCTCAAAACTTGTTTGCTGTATTTGAGCATATTTCCAGAAGATGCTATTATTCAAAAAAAGGGCCTGATATGGAGATGGATCGCTGAAAGATTCATTTATAATGAAGGCAGATATACATTGTACGAGTTGGGAGAGAAGTGTTTCAATGAGCTTGTCAACCGAAGTCTAATTCAACTTGTGGAGACGAACTATGGTGTGGTCAAGAGTTGTCGAGTTCATGACACCATCCTTGATTTCATTATATCAAAGTCAATTGAAGAGAACTTTGTTACTTTAGTTAGTGACTCCAATATAACTGAAACACAAAGCAAAGTTCGTCGGCTTTCTCTCCAAGGACACAAGGAAAAGAATTTATGTGAGCCAGAGAATCTAGTACTGTGTCATATCCGATCACTTCATGTGTTCGGGCATTTAGGGGAATTCCCTTCTTTGGATCGATTCATGCATTTGCGTGTTTTGGACTTTGAAAGTGGTTACATGCTTGAAAACAATCATCTTGAAGGTATAGGCAGGCTATTACAATTGAGATACCTAAACCTCAAAGGGACAGAAGTAAGTGAGCTCCCACAACAAATTGGAAATTTGTTGTGCTTAGAGATGCTGGACCTAAGAGGCACCAGTGTACATGAATTACCAGCCTCCATTGTCAATCTCAAAAAAATGGTGAATTTACTTGTTAATAATTATGTTAAATTTCCTGATGGAATTGCAAAGATGCAAGCCCTGGAGAGTCATATAAATGTCCATGTCTCCCGTCAATCAATTAATTTCCTCCAAGAACTTGGCCAGCTAAAGAATTTGAAGACATTGCTCCttgattttgaaggagtttccgcCACGGGACACGAAAATGGAGCTACAGTGGACATGAAAGCCATAGTATCTTCTCTACAGAACCTTGGTACTCTTTCTATTGGTAAAAATAGCAATTTCTTGACGGAAGCATATTTGCTTCCGCCAGCTCTAAAAAAACTAGTAGTTTGGGGTTCAACTGTCACAAGGGTTCCGAATTCAGTGGGATCCCTCGTCAACCTCCGGTCATTACTCCTTTGGATGGATCATGTTGGGGAAGAGGACTTCTGCATCCTTGGTGGATTACCCTCTCTGCTCAAGCTAAATCTAGTAATTGGAAATTGTGAAGATAGCCGTAAAATCAGACTTATAGTCCGTGGTGCACATGGCTTTTCATGCTTAAGGATATTTTGGTACAGTATATGGGATGACGAGATGAATCTTATGTTTACAGCAGGATCCATGCCCAAGCTAGAAGAATTTCAAACTAGATTCGATGCAGTTAAAACAGAGTCTTTCATTGGTGGGGATTTGGATTTCGGGGTTGAAAACCTCACCTCCCTCACCTCAATCAGATGGATTGCAAGTGGCCATGGTGACGCGGTTAACGCCGCAAGGGCTGCTATGGAGAGGAAA CTAGGGGCACTACGCACTACGCGGGGTGTGAATGTGACGGGGATGCCTTATGGTTGCGCAGAGCCGCAGAAGGTGTGCCGGAGGTGA